From Camelus bactrianus isolate YW-2024 breed Bactrian camel chromosome 16, ASM4877302v1, whole genome shotgun sequence, the proteins below share one genomic window:
- the BRCA1 gene encoding breast cancer type 1 susceptibility protein isoform X6, with protein sequence MDLSADRIEEVQNVLNAMQKILECPICLELIKEPVSTKCDHIFCKFCMLKLLNQKKGPSQCPLCKNDITKRSLQENTRFSQLVEELLKIIHAFELDTGLQFANSYNFSKKQNISPEHIKEEVSIIQSMGYRNRAKRLQQSESENPSLQETSLGIQLSNLGIVRSLRTKQQTQPQNKSVYIELGSDSSEDTVNKASYCSVGDHKLLEITPQGTKAETSVNPAEKAACEFSEDITNTEHHRSSNKDLTTTEKHETEKHPEKYQGEAASGYASETSFSEDCSGLSSQSGILTTQQRDTMQDNLIKLQQEMAELEAVLEQHGSQPSRSSPSLVADSCAPKDLLNPEQNTSEKAVLTSEKSSEYPISQNPESLSADKFKGSLDSSTSKNEEPGRERSSPSRSQSSDNRWYTHSHSRSLQSRNCQSQKELIKVVDVEEQQLTKSEAQDLMERSYMPGQDLEGTPYLKSGISLFSDDPASNPSEDRAPNVCSMPSSTSALKLPQFQVEESAESPAAAHTTKTAGCNVREESVSREKPEVVSSPKRGNKRISMVASGLTPKELMLVQKFARKHHITVTNLVTEETTHVIMKTDAEFVCERTLKYFLGIAGGKWVVSYFWVTQSIKERKMLDEHDFEVRGDVVNGRNHQGPKRARESQDRKIFKGLEICCYGPFTNMPTDQLEWMVHLCGASVVKEPSSFTRSEGTHSIVVVQPDAWTEDSGFHVIGQMCEAPVVTREWVLDSVALYQCQELDTYLIPQLPHSCC encoded by the exons TCTGGAGTTGATCAAAGAACCTGTTTCCACAAAGTGTGACCACATATTTTGCAA ATTTTGTATGCTGAAACTTCTCAACCAGAAGAAAGGGCCTTCACAGTGTCCTTTGTGTAAGAATGATATAACCAAAAG AAGCTTACAAGAAAATACAAGATTTAGTCAGCTTGTTGAAGAGCTGTTGAAGATCATTCATGCTTTTGAGCTTGACACAGGATTGCAGT TTGCAAATAGTTAcaacttttcaaaaaaacaaaatatctctCCTGAACATATAAAGGAGGAAGTTTCTATCATCCAAAGTATGGGCTATCGAAACCGGGCCAAAAGACTTCAACAGAGTGAATCTGAAAATCCTAGCTTG CAGGAAACCAGTCTTGGTATCCAACTCTCTAACCTTGGAATTGTGAGATCTCTGAGGACAAAGCAGCAGACACAGCCTCAGAATAAGTCTGTCTACATTGAGCTGG GATCTGATTCTTCTGAAGATACAGTTAATAAGGCAAGTTATTGCAG TGTGGGAGACCACAAATTATTAGAAATCACCCCTCAAGGAACCAAGGCTGAAACCAGTGTGAATCCTGCAGAAAAGG ctgcttGTGAATTTTCTGAGGACATAACAAATACTGAACATCATCGATCCAGTAACAAAGATTTGACCACCACTGAGAAGCATGAAACTGAGAAGCATCCAGAAAAGTATCAGG gTGAAGCAGCATCCGGGTATGCAAGTGAAACAAGCTTCTCTGAAGATTGTTCAGGGCTGTCTTCTCAGAGCGGTATCTTAACCACTCAG CAGAGGGATACCATGCAAGATAACCTGATAAAGCTCCAGCAAGAAATGGCCGAACTGGAAGCTGTGTTGGAGCAGCACGGGAGCCAGCCTTCTCGCAGCTCCCCCTCCCTTGTAGCCGATTCTTGTGCCCCTAAAGACCTGCTAAATCCGGAACAAAACACATCAGAAAAAG CAGTATTAACTTCAGAGAAAAGTAGTGAATATCCTATAAGCCAGAATCCAGAAAGCCTTTCTGCTGACAAGTTTAAAGGATCTCTGGATAGTTCCACCAGTAAAAATGAAGAACCAGGAAGGGAAag GTCTTCCCCTTCTAGATCCCAGTCATCAGATAATAGGTGGTATACTCACAGCCACTCAAGGAGTCttcagagcagaaactgccagTCTCAGAAGGAGCTCATTAAGGTTGTTGACGTGGAAGAGCAACAGCTGACTAAGTCTGAGGCCCAAGATTTAATGGAGCGGTCTTATATGCCAGGACAAGATCTAG AGGGAACCCCTTACCTAAAATCTGGAATCAGCCTCTTCTCTGATGATCCTGCGTCTAATCCCTCTGAAGACAGAGCCCCAAACGTTTGCAGCATGCCATCGTCAACCTCTGCATTGAAATTACCCCAATTTCAAGTTGAAGAATCTGCCGAGAGTCCAGCTGCTGCTCATACTACTAAGACTGCTGGGTGTAATGTGAGGGAAGAAAGTGTGAGCAGGGAAAAGCCAGAAGTGGTATCTTCACCAAAAAGAGGCAACAAAAGAATATCTATGGTGGCATCAGGCTTGACCCCAAAAGAACTT ATGCTTGTGCAGAAGTTTGCCAGAAAACATCACATCACTGTAACTAATCTAGTAACTGAAGAGACTACTCATGTCATTATGAAAACAG ACGCTGAGTTTGTGTGTGAACGGACCCTGAAATATTTTCTGGGAATTGCAGGAGGAAAATGGGTAGTTAGCTATTTTT GGGTGACCCAGtctattaaagaaagaaagatgctGGATGAG CATGACTTTGAAGTCAGAGGAGATGTTGTCAATGGAAGAAACCACCAAGGTCCAAAGCGAGCAAGAGAATCCCAGGACAGAAAG atcTTTAAAGGCCTAGAAATCTGTTGCTATGGACCCTTTACCAACATGCCCACAG ATCAACTAGAATGGATGGTGCACCTCTGTGGGGCTTCTGTGGTGAAGGAGCCCTCATCATTCACCCGCAGTGAG GGTACTCATTCAATTGTGGTCGTGCAGCCGGACGCCTGGACAGAGGACAGTGGCTTCCATG TGATTGGGCAGATGTGTGAAGCGCCCGTGGTGACCCGAGAGTGGGTATTGGACAGCGTAGCCCTCTACCAGTGCCAGGAGCTGGACACCTACCTGATACCCCAGCTCCCCCACAGCTGCTGCTGA
- the BRCA1 gene encoding breast cancer type 1 susceptibility protein isoform X5, protein MDLSADRIEEVQNVLNAMQKILECPICLELIKEPVSTKCDHIFCKFCMLKLLNQKKGPSQCPLCKNDITKRSLQENTRFSQLVEELLKIIHAFELDTGLQFANSYNFSKKQNISPEHIKEEVSIIQSMGYRNRAKRLQQSESENPSLQETSLGIQLSNLGIVRSLRTKQQTQPQNKSVYIELGSDSSEDTVNKASYCSVGDHKLLEITPQGTKAETSVNPAEKAACEFSEDITNTEHHRSSNKDLTTTEKHETEKHPEKYQAEHQSENQEVLSDKELVSDDDEREASLEEDYCQEEQSVDSDLGEAASGYASETSFSEDCSGLSSQSGILTTQQRDTMQDNLIKLQQEMAELEAVLEQHGSQPSRSSPSLVADSCAPKDLLNPEQNTSEKAVLTSEKSSEYPISQNPESLSADKFKGSLDSSTSKNEEPGRERSSPSRSQSSDNRWYTHSHSRSLQSRNCQSQKELIKVVDVEEQQLTKSEAQDLMERSYMPGQDLEGTPYLKSGISLFSDDPASNPSEDRAPNVCSMPSSTSALKLPQFQVEESAESPAAAHTTKTAGCNVREESVSREKPEVVSSPKRGNKRISMVASGLTPKELMLVQKFARKHHITVTNLVTEETTHVIMKTDAEFVCERTLKYFLGIAGGKWVVSYFWVTQSIKERKMLDEHDFEVRGDVVNGRNHQGPKRARESQDRKIFKGLEICCYGPFTNMPTDQLEWMVHLCGASVVKEPSSFTRSEGTHSIVVVQPDAWTEDSGFHVIGQMCEAPVVTREWVLDSVALYQCQELDTYLIPQLPHSCC, encoded by the exons TCTGGAGTTGATCAAAGAACCTGTTTCCACAAAGTGTGACCACATATTTTGCAA ATTTTGTATGCTGAAACTTCTCAACCAGAAGAAAGGGCCTTCACAGTGTCCTTTGTGTAAGAATGATATAACCAAAAG AAGCTTACAAGAAAATACAAGATTTAGTCAGCTTGTTGAAGAGCTGTTGAAGATCATTCATGCTTTTGAGCTTGACACAGGATTGCAGT TTGCAAATAGTTAcaacttttcaaaaaaacaaaatatctctCCTGAACATATAAAGGAGGAAGTTTCTATCATCCAAAGTATGGGCTATCGAAACCGGGCCAAAAGACTTCAACAGAGTGAATCTGAAAATCCTAGCTTG CAGGAAACCAGTCTTGGTATCCAACTCTCTAACCTTGGAATTGTGAGATCTCTGAGGACAAAGCAGCAGACACAGCCTCAGAATAAGTCTGTCTACATTGAGCTGG GATCTGATTCTTCTGAAGATACAGTTAATAAGGCAAGTTATTGCAG TGTGGGAGACCACAAATTATTAGAAATCACCCCTCAAGGAACCAAGGCTGAAACCAGTGTGAATCCTGCAGAAAAGG ctgcttGTGAATTTTCTGAGGACATAACAAATACTGAACATCATCGATCCAGTAACAAAGATTTGACCACCACTGAGAAGCATGAAACTGAGAAGCATCCAGAAAAGTATCAGG CTGAGCATCAGTCTGAAAACCAGGAAGTTCTGAGTGACAAGGAGCTGGTTTCAGATGATGACGAAAGGGAAGCTAGCCTGGAAGAGGATTACTGCCAAGAAGAGCAGAGTGTGGATTCAGACTTAG gTGAAGCAGCATCCGGGTATGCAAGTGAAACAAGCTTCTCTGAAGATTGTTCAGGGCTGTCTTCTCAGAGCGGTATCTTAACCACTCAG CAGAGGGATACCATGCAAGATAACCTGATAAAGCTCCAGCAAGAAATGGCCGAACTGGAAGCTGTGTTGGAGCAGCACGGGAGCCAGCCTTCTCGCAGCTCCCCCTCCCTTGTAGCCGATTCTTGTGCCCCTAAAGACCTGCTAAATCCGGAACAAAACACATCAGAAAAAG CAGTATTAACTTCAGAGAAAAGTAGTGAATATCCTATAAGCCAGAATCCAGAAAGCCTTTCTGCTGACAAGTTTAAAGGATCTCTGGATAGTTCCACCAGTAAAAATGAAGAACCAGGAAGGGAAag GTCTTCCCCTTCTAGATCCCAGTCATCAGATAATAGGTGGTATACTCACAGCCACTCAAGGAGTCttcagagcagaaactgccagTCTCAGAAGGAGCTCATTAAGGTTGTTGACGTGGAAGAGCAACAGCTGACTAAGTCTGAGGCCCAAGATTTAATGGAGCGGTCTTATATGCCAGGACAAGATCTAG AGGGAACCCCTTACCTAAAATCTGGAATCAGCCTCTTCTCTGATGATCCTGCGTCTAATCCCTCTGAAGACAGAGCCCCAAACGTTTGCAGCATGCCATCGTCAACCTCTGCATTGAAATTACCCCAATTTCAAGTTGAAGAATCTGCCGAGAGTCCAGCTGCTGCTCATACTACTAAGACTGCTGGGTGTAATGTGAGGGAAGAAAGTGTGAGCAGGGAAAAGCCAGAAGTGGTATCTTCACCAAAAAGAGGCAACAAAAGAATATCTATGGTGGCATCAGGCTTGACCCCAAAAGAACTT ATGCTTGTGCAGAAGTTTGCCAGAAAACATCACATCACTGTAACTAATCTAGTAACTGAAGAGACTACTCATGTCATTATGAAAACAG ACGCTGAGTTTGTGTGTGAACGGACCCTGAAATATTTTCTGGGAATTGCAGGAGGAAAATGGGTAGTTAGCTATTTTT GGGTGACCCAGtctattaaagaaagaaagatgctGGATGAG CATGACTTTGAAGTCAGAGGAGATGTTGTCAATGGAAGAAACCACCAAGGTCCAAAGCGAGCAAGAGAATCCCAGGACAGAAAG atcTTTAAAGGCCTAGAAATCTGTTGCTATGGACCCTTTACCAACATGCCCACAG ATCAACTAGAATGGATGGTGCACCTCTGTGGGGCTTCTGTGGTGAAGGAGCCCTCATCATTCACCCGCAGTGAG GGTACTCATTCAATTGTGGTCGTGCAGCCGGACGCCTGGACAGAGGACAGTGGCTTCCATG TGATTGGGCAGATGTGTGAAGCGCCCGTGGTGACCCGAGAGTGGGTATTGGACAGCGTAGCCCTCTACCAGTGCCAGGAGCTGGACACCTACCTGATACCCCAGCTCCCCCACAGCTGCTGCTGA
- the BRCA1 gene encoding breast cancer type 1 susceptibility protein isoform X11, with product MDLSADRIEEVQNVLNAMQKILECPICLELIKEPVSTKCDHIFCKFCMLKLLNQKKGPSQCPLCKNDITKRSLQENTRFSQLVEELLKIIHAFELDTGLQFANSYNFSKKQNISPEHIKEEVSIIQSMGYRNRAKRLQQSESENPSLETSLGIQLSNLGIVRSLRTKQQTQPQNKSVYIELGSDSSEDTVNKASYCSVGDHKLLEITPQGTKAETSVNPAEKGEAASGYASETSFSEDCSGLSSQSGILTTQQRDTMQDNLIKLQQEMAELEAVLEQHGSQPSRSSPSLVADSCAPKDLLNPEQNTSEKAVLTSEKSSEYPISQNPESLSADKFKGSLDSSTSKNEEPGRERSSPSRSQSSDNRWYTHSHSRSLQSRNCQSQKELIKVVDVEEQQLTKSEAQDLMERSYMPGQDLEGTPYLKSGISLFSDDPASNPSEDRAPNVCSMPSSTSALKLPQFQVEESAESPAAAHTTKTAGCNVREESVSREKPEVVSSPKRGNKRISMVASGLTPKELMLVQKFARKHHITVTNLVTEETTHVIMKTDAEFVCERTLKYFLGIAGGKWVVSYFWVTQSIKERKMLDEHDFEVRGDVVNGRNHQGPKRARESQDRKIFKGLEICCYGPFTNMPTDQLEWMVHLCGASVVKEPSSFTRSEGTHSIVVVQPDAWTEDSGFHVIGQMCEAPVVTREWVLDSVALYQCQELDTYLIPQLPHSCC from the exons TCTGGAGTTGATCAAAGAACCTGTTTCCACAAAGTGTGACCACATATTTTGCAA ATTTTGTATGCTGAAACTTCTCAACCAGAAGAAAGGGCCTTCACAGTGTCCTTTGTGTAAGAATGATATAACCAAAAG AAGCTTACAAGAAAATACAAGATTTAGTCAGCTTGTTGAAGAGCTGTTGAAGATCATTCATGCTTTTGAGCTTGACACAGGATTGCAGT TTGCAAATAGTTAcaacttttcaaaaaaacaaaatatctctCCTGAACATATAAAGGAGGAAGTTTCTATCATCCAAAGTATGGGCTATCGAAACCGGGCCAAAAGACTTCAACAGAGTGAATCTGAAAATCCTAGCTTG GAAACCAGTCTTGGTATCCAACTCTCTAACCTTGGAATTGTGAGATCTCTGAGGACAAAGCAGCAGACACAGCCTCAGAATAAGTCTGTCTACATTGAGCTGG GATCTGATTCTTCTGAAGATACAGTTAATAAGGCAAGTTATTGCAG TGTGGGAGACCACAAATTATTAGAAATCACCCCTCAAGGAACCAAGGCTGAAACCAGTGTGAATCCTGCAGAAAAGG gTGAAGCAGCATCCGGGTATGCAAGTGAAACAAGCTTCTCTGAAGATTGTTCAGGGCTGTCTTCTCAGAGCGGTATCTTAACCACTCAG CAGAGGGATACCATGCAAGATAACCTGATAAAGCTCCAGCAAGAAATGGCCGAACTGGAAGCTGTGTTGGAGCAGCACGGGAGCCAGCCTTCTCGCAGCTCCCCCTCCCTTGTAGCCGATTCTTGTGCCCCTAAAGACCTGCTAAATCCGGAACAAAACACATCAGAAAAAG CAGTATTAACTTCAGAGAAAAGTAGTGAATATCCTATAAGCCAGAATCCAGAAAGCCTTTCTGCTGACAAGTTTAAAGGATCTCTGGATAGTTCCACCAGTAAAAATGAAGAACCAGGAAGGGAAag GTCTTCCCCTTCTAGATCCCAGTCATCAGATAATAGGTGGTATACTCACAGCCACTCAAGGAGTCttcagagcagaaactgccagTCTCAGAAGGAGCTCATTAAGGTTGTTGACGTGGAAGAGCAACAGCTGACTAAGTCTGAGGCCCAAGATTTAATGGAGCGGTCTTATATGCCAGGACAAGATCTAG AGGGAACCCCTTACCTAAAATCTGGAATCAGCCTCTTCTCTGATGATCCTGCGTCTAATCCCTCTGAAGACAGAGCCCCAAACGTTTGCAGCATGCCATCGTCAACCTCTGCATTGAAATTACCCCAATTTCAAGTTGAAGAATCTGCCGAGAGTCCAGCTGCTGCTCATACTACTAAGACTGCTGGGTGTAATGTGAGGGAAGAAAGTGTGAGCAGGGAAAAGCCAGAAGTGGTATCTTCACCAAAAAGAGGCAACAAAAGAATATCTATGGTGGCATCAGGCTTGACCCCAAAAGAACTT ATGCTTGTGCAGAAGTTTGCCAGAAAACATCACATCACTGTAACTAATCTAGTAACTGAAGAGACTACTCATGTCATTATGAAAACAG ACGCTGAGTTTGTGTGTGAACGGACCCTGAAATATTTTCTGGGAATTGCAGGAGGAAAATGGGTAGTTAGCTATTTTT GGGTGACCCAGtctattaaagaaagaaagatgctGGATGAG CATGACTTTGAAGTCAGAGGAGATGTTGTCAATGGAAGAAACCACCAAGGTCCAAAGCGAGCAAGAGAATCCCAGGACAGAAAG atcTTTAAAGGCCTAGAAATCTGTTGCTATGGACCCTTTACCAACATGCCCACAG ATCAACTAGAATGGATGGTGCACCTCTGTGGGGCTTCTGTGGTGAAGGAGCCCTCATCATTCACCCGCAGTGAG GGTACTCATTCAATTGTGGTCGTGCAGCCGGACGCCTGGACAGAGGACAGTGGCTTCCATG TGATTGGGCAGATGTGTGAAGCGCCCGTGGTGACCCGAGAGTGGGTATTGGACAGCGTAGCCCTCTACCAGTGCCAGGAGCTGGACACCTACCTGATACCCCAGCTCCCCCACAGCTGCTGCTGA
- the BRCA1 gene encoding breast cancer type 1 susceptibility protein isoform X8 codes for MDLSADRIEEVQNVLNAMQKILECPICLELIKEPVSTKCDHIFCKFCMLKLLNQKKGPSQCPLCKNDITKRSLQENTRFSQLVEELLKIIHAFELDTGLQFANSYNFSKKQNISPEHIKEEVSIIQSMGYRNRAKRLQQSESENPSLQETSLGIQLSNLGIVRSLRTKQQTQPQNKSVYIELGSDSSEDTVNKASYCSVGDHKLLEITPQGTKAETSVNPAEKAACEFSEDITNTEHHRSSNKDLTTTEKHETEKHPEKYQGEAASGYASETSFSEDCSGLSSQSGILTTQQRDTMQDNLIKLQQEMAELEAVLEQHGSQPSRSSPSLVADSCAPKDLLNPEQNTSEKVLTSEKSSEYPISQNPESLSADKFKGSLDSSTSKNEEPGRERSSPSRSQSSDNRWYTHSHSRSLQSRNCQSQKELIKVVDVEEQQLTKSEAQDLMERSYMPGQDLEGTPYLKSGISLFSDDPASNPSEDRAPNVCSMPSSTSALKLPQFQVEESAESPAAAHTTKTAGCNVREESVSREKPEVVSSPKRGNKRISMVASGLTPKELMLVQKFARKHHITVTNLVTEETTHVIMKTDAEFVCERTLKYFLGIAGGKWVVSYFWVTQSIKERKMLDEHDFEVRGDVVNGRNHQGPKRARESQDRKIFKGLEICCYGPFTNMPTDQLEWMVHLCGASVVKEPSSFTRSEGTHSIVVVQPDAWTEDSGFHVIGQMCEAPVVTREWVLDSVALYQCQELDTYLIPQLPHSCC; via the exons TCTGGAGTTGATCAAAGAACCTGTTTCCACAAAGTGTGACCACATATTTTGCAA ATTTTGTATGCTGAAACTTCTCAACCAGAAGAAAGGGCCTTCACAGTGTCCTTTGTGTAAGAATGATATAACCAAAAG AAGCTTACAAGAAAATACAAGATTTAGTCAGCTTGTTGAAGAGCTGTTGAAGATCATTCATGCTTTTGAGCTTGACACAGGATTGCAGT TTGCAAATAGTTAcaacttttcaaaaaaacaaaatatctctCCTGAACATATAAAGGAGGAAGTTTCTATCATCCAAAGTATGGGCTATCGAAACCGGGCCAAAAGACTTCAACAGAGTGAATCTGAAAATCCTAGCTTG CAGGAAACCAGTCTTGGTATCCAACTCTCTAACCTTGGAATTGTGAGATCTCTGAGGACAAAGCAGCAGACACAGCCTCAGAATAAGTCTGTCTACATTGAGCTGG GATCTGATTCTTCTGAAGATACAGTTAATAAGGCAAGTTATTGCAG TGTGGGAGACCACAAATTATTAGAAATCACCCCTCAAGGAACCAAGGCTGAAACCAGTGTGAATCCTGCAGAAAAGG ctgcttGTGAATTTTCTGAGGACATAACAAATACTGAACATCATCGATCCAGTAACAAAGATTTGACCACCACTGAGAAGCATGAAACTGAGAAGCATCCAGAAAAGTATCAGG gTGAAGCAGCATCCGGGTATGCAAGTGAAACAAGCTTCTCTGAAGATTGTTCAGGGCTGTCTTCTCAGAGCGGTATCTTAACCACTCAG CAGAGGGATACCATGCAAGATAACCTGATAAAGCTCCAGCAAGAAATGGCCGAACTGGAAGCTGTGTTGGAGCAGCACGGGAGCCAGCCTTCTCGCAGCTCCCCCTCCCTTGTAGCCGATTCTTGTGCCCCTAAAGACCTGCTAAATCCGGAACAAAACACATCAGAAAAAG TATTAACTTCAGAGAAAAGTAGTGAATATCCTATAAGCCAGAATCCAGAAAGCCTTTCTGCTGACAAGTTTAAAGGATCTCTGGATAGTTCCACCAGTAAAAATGAAGAACCAGGAAGGGAAag GTCTTCCCCTTCTAGATCCCAGTCATCAGATAATAGGTGGTATACTCACAGCCACTCAAGGAGTCttcagagcagaaactgccagTCTCAGAAGGAGCTCATTAAGGTTGTTGACGTGGAAGAGCAACAGCTGACTAAGTCTGAGGCCCAAGATTTAATGGAGCGGTCTTATATGCCAGGACAAGATCTAG AGGGAACCCCTTACCTAAAATCTGGAATCAGCCTCTTCTCTGATGATCCTGCGTCTAATCCCTCTGAAGACAGAGCCCCAAACGTTTGCAGCATGCCATCGTCAACCTCTGCATTGAAATTACCCCAATTTCAAGTTGAAGAATCTGCCGAGAGTCCAGCTGCTGCTCATACTACTAAGACTGCTGGGTGTAATGTGAGGGAAGAAAGTGTGAGCAGGGAAAAGCCAGAAGTGGTATCTTCACCAAAAAGAGGCAACAAAAGAATATCTATGGTGGCATCAGGCTTGACCCCAAAAGAACTT ATGCTTGTGCAGAAGTTTGCCAGAAAACATCACATCACTGTAACTAATCTAGTAACTGAAGAGACTACTCATGTCATTATGAAAACAG ACGCTGAGTTTGTGTGTGAACGGACCCTGAAATATTTTCTGGGAATTGCAGGAGGAAAATGGGTAGTTAGCTATTTTT GGGTGACCCAGtctattaaagaaagaaagatgctGGATGAG CATGACTTTGAAGTCAGAGGAGATGTTGTCAATGGAAGAAACCACCAAGGTCCAAAGCGAGCAAGAGAATCCCAGGACAGAAAG atcTTTAAAGGCCTAGAAATCTGTTGCTATGGACCCTTTACCAACATGCCCACAG ATCAACTAGAATGGATGGTGCACCTCTGTGGGGCTTCTGTGGTGAAGGAGCCCTCATCATTCACCCGCAGTGAG GGTACTCATTCAATTGTGGTCGTGCAGCCGGACGCCTGGACAGAGGACAGTGGCTTCCATG TGATTGGGCAGATGTGTGAAGCGCCCGTGGTGACCCGAGAGTGGGTATTGGACAGCGTAGCCCTCTACCAGTGCCAGGAGCTGGACACCTACCTGATACCCCAGCTCCCCCACAGCTGCTGCTGA